In Pseudoalteromonas shioyasakiensis, one DNA window encodes the following:
- a CDS encoding ATP-grasp domain-containing protein, with protein MRGWIIYKDSQGLLKQETYEVERLLAAAKEEGIDLQVYSPDQFDLTITREDGKSILIDGQSVELPDFVIPRMGASTTYFALAIIRHLERLGVYCVNSSQSIETVKDKLFAQQILAECNLPTPNTMLVKFPVNIDLVEMQIGFPVVIKTLSGSQGSGVFLSKSKEEFDDLMQLIEAANPLANIILQQFVKSSHGRDLRVLTIGGRAVACMERNSQGKNFKANVSAGGTGKSFPITPEIEWLATQTANVLNLDVAGIDLLFDEQHFKICEANSSPGFEGLEGALGIDVAKEILHFIRIRLGIFDKPKVVEEPCLEAV; from the coding sequence ATGCGCGGGTGGATCATTTATAAAGATAGCCAAGGCTTGTTAAAGCAAGAAACCTATGAAGTAGAACGTTTACTTGCTGCTGCCAAAGAAGAGGGCATAGATTTACAAGTTTACTCGCCAGATCAATTTGATCTAACTATTACTCGTGAAGACGGTAAAAGTATCTTGATTGATGGTCAATCTGTTGAACTACCAGACTTTGTTATTCCTCGCATGGGTGCAAGTACAACCTATTTTGCGCTGGCGATTATCCGCCACCTTGAGCGCTTAGGCGTTTACTGTGTCAATAGCTCGCAATCAATCGAAACAGTAAAAGACAAACTGTTTGCACAGCAAATTCTTGCTGAATGTAATTTACCAACGCCGAATACCATGTTGGTTAAGTTTCCGGTGAATATTGATTTGGTTGAAATGCAAATTGGCTTTCCTGTGGTTATTAAAACGTTATCGGGCTCGCAGGGCAGTGGCGTGTTCTTATCAAAATCAAAAGAAGAGTTTGATGACTTAATGCAGCTGATTGAAGCGGCAAACCCGCTAGCAAACATCATTTTACAGCAGTTTGTTAAGTCGAGTCATGGTCGTGATTTGCGAGTACTTACAATCGGTGGCCGTGCTGTTGCGTGTATGGAACGTAACTCACAGGGTAAAAACTTTAAAGCTAATGTCAGTGCTGGCGGTACAGGTAAGTCATTTCCTATCACGCCAGAAATCGAATGGCTTGCAACCCAAACTGCGAACGTACTCAACCTTGATGTGGCGGGCATTGACTTATTGTTTGATGAGCAGCACTTTAAAATTTGCGAAGCAAACTCAAGCCCAGGCTTTGAAGGCTTAGAAGGGGCGTTGGGTATTGATGTAGCCAAAGAGATTTTGCACTTCATTCGCATTCGTTTAGGCATTTTTGATAAGCCAAAAGTTGTCGAAGAGCCTTGTTTAGAGGCCGTTTAA
- a CDS encoding alkaline phosphatase family protein: protein MRIWQLVLAGLLAFSSLVKAEQEQSVVLISIDGFRWDYIEKHHAKHLKAISEQGVRASKMRPVYPTKTFPNHLSIITGLLPVNHGIVENRFCDTERNDCYKMGKGKDDSTWVNGIPLWNLAQMQGLKAATYFWPESDARFNGMLPDYFYHYSKHSDYQKRVDQIIQWLSLPKAQRPRLVISYFSLVDSMGHEFGPDAKETYDAVQKLDSLMADLSNRLKALDQNINLVIVSDHGMASVDPSLSIKIDSLPQDENFIVQNTGPRVLYYAKPDSKADISGFSKKLAKAADGRYIVLSEQQKRDYHYDKGPRVGDIILQTDAPRVFTDSKMAGYLGTHGYAYSEDMAATFIATGPAFKQGLRLDEVSNLDVYPLIAKILGLEILSPIDSDGASLWPAIEE, encoded by the coding sequence ATGCGTATTTGGCAATTAGTATTAGCGGGTTTATTAGCGTTCAGCTCACTAGTAAAAGCAGAGCAAGAGCAATCTGTGGTACTTATTTCGATAGATGGGTTTCGTTGGGATTACATTGAAAAACACCATGCAAAACATTTAAAAGCAATCAGTGAGCAGGGCGTGAGAGCAAGCAAAATGCGCCCTGTTTATCCGACTAAAACCTTCCCGAATCATTTGTCGATTATTACCGGGTTATTGCCTGTTAATCATGGCATTGTCGAGAACCGCTTTTGTGATACTGAGCGTAACGACTGCTACAAAATGGGTAAAGGGAAAGACGATAGCACTTGGGTGAATGGTATTCCGCTTTGGAACCTTGCACAAATGCAAGGCTTAAAAGCCGCTACCTATTTTTGGCCTGAATCAGATGCGCGCTTTAACGGCATGTTGCCTGATTACTTTTATCATTATTCAAAACACAGTGATTACCAAAAGCGTGTTGATCAAATTATTCAGTGGTTGAGCCTACCAAAAGCACAGCGCCCGCGCTTAGTGATAAGTTATTTTTCGTTGGTTGATAGCATGGGGCATGAGTTTGGCCCTGATGCCAAAGAAACTTATGACGCAGTGCAAAAGCTCGATAGTTTAATGGCTGATTTATCGAACCGTTTAAAAGCGCTTGATCAAAACATTAACTTAGTGATTGTGTCTGATCACGGTATGGCCTCTGTAGATCCAAGCCTTAGCATTAAAATTGATAGCCTGCCACAAGACGAAAACTTCATCGTGCAAAACACCGGGCCTCGGGTTTTATATTATGCAAAACCAGATAGCAAAGCAGACATCAGCGGATTCAGTAAAAAGCTCGCTAAAGCCGCTGATGGTCGTTATATCGTGCTAAGCGAGCAGCAAAAGCGTGATTATCACTATGATAAAGGCCCACGCGTTGGCGATATTATTTTACAAACCGACGCGCCTCGGGTGTTTACCGACAGTAAAATGGCCGGCTATTTAGGCACTCATGGTTACGCTTATAGCGAAGATATGGCCGCAACCTTTATCGCCACTGGCCCCGCCTTTAAACAAGGCCTACGTTTAGACGAAGTAAGTAATTTAGATGTGTACCCACTGATAGCCAAAATTCTAGGCCTTGAGATTTTAAGCCCAATCGATAGCGACGGCGCAAGTTTATGGCCCGCGATTGAGGAGTAG
- a CDS encoding PEGA domain-containing protein encodes MTDLIKPFWWRCLLLVLATLYLLPEAIFNAQLVSLVGLGTPSAEDLEHLEIYGRAVSGVGVALLLADFLPKAMVAKVGRGIISFIALLCLVWPVVFFGQKYAIEKTLIEPSTAEQRQFATYSAALRDALAINSIKVNDLDYNPEQLHSSENLTFLALFGGLLYSDAALSDNLEQDKRKIIAAFVQKKAYQDFDKHYKNYSQLYDELVVKYKAYADGSKKYNSTLASIGEREQGYWQQVEQEINSGWSKYQQAQKAHIAKASARAQKYGPKIYDYHHSIAKCRERYDKSSEKDRRNRCYEREAADYRSTILKAGIGYIEPDYWLIEEDVSVAENAAGTILMGVLTGGVYTALQAASLATGGDGGFKDKRYKYTDDPDHYQLRFLQHPNFHKMFVSETSYPFTIENLMAFRAHETTQKKLRTHFASKGLQLESNWNVNQRQAFANAVDNKVTSEANAQWQSEMRKRGMSLKPNLSWVAFQLHPQIQAKIADRMGDLYVKNIRADWNKKNFKDRVLDPNIAKRTDKYLAMLNSSEGKFADGGEYAEYGKQALRSVIIPPISMSLSLFLICLTFSKLPLKLWQLVKPKQEKQPTTAVSVLQKLIMPALILIAPVLFIHNTFTEDDQSPVNYFLDKVDESSNPVFSYAIRWTLHAQPLLHPLGLKFEEKLHIYENFSPLSHALAKFDILRHGDASLSDVQQQRRQYLVEQKTKLTITTNPANATIRIMNIGPKYRAGMTLKTGAYDIQVSAPGYKTYRRWHQVDAGEQTLTIDLSN; translated from the coding sequence ATGACTGATTTAATAAAGCCGTTTTGGTGGCGCTGTTTGCTACTTGTTTTAGCTACTTTATATTTATTACCCGAGGCAATTTTTAATGCCCAGTTAGTCTCTTTAGTCGGTTTAGGTACCCCTTCGGCAGAAGATCTTGAACACCTTGAAATTTATGGCCGAGCTGTATCTGGGGTGGGGGTGGCACTGCTGTTAGCTGACTTTCTACCTAAAGCCATGGTAGCCAAAGTAGGCCGTGGCATTATCTCGTTTATCGCTTTATTGTGCTTAGTTTGGCCGGTGGTGTTTTTTGGCCAAAAGTATGCCATTGAAAAAACTTTAATTGAGCCTTCAACCGCAGAGCAGCGCCAGTTTGCTACCTACAGTGCAGCACTTAGAGATGCACTGGCGATTAACTCAATTAAAGTGAATGATCTTGATTACAACCCTGAGCAATTACATAGCTCAGAAAACCTGACCTTTTTGGCGCTGTTTGGTGGTTTACTGTATAGCGATGCCGCCCTTTCAGACAACCTAGAGCAAGATAAGCGAAAGATTATTGCTGCGTTTGTACAGAAAAAAGCGTATCAAGATTTTGATAAACATTATAAAAACTACAGCCAGTTATATGATGAGCTGGTGGTTAAATACAAAGCTTATGCTGATGGCAGTAAAAAGTACAACAGCACTTTGGCAAGTATCGGTGAGCGCGAGCAAGGTTATTGGCAGCAAGTTGAACAAGAGATCAATAGTGGCTGGAGCAAATACCAACAAGCGCAAAAAGCCCATATTGCAAAAGCGTCAGCGCGCGCACAAAAGTATGGCCCGAAGATTTATGATTACCACCACAGCATTGCCAAATGCCGTGAGCGTTATGACAAAAGCAGTGAAAAAGACCGTCGCAATCGTTGTTATGAACGCGAAGCAGCAGACTACCGAAGCACTATTTTAAAAGCGGGTATTGGCTACATTGAGCCTGATTACTGGCTTATTGAAGAAGATGTTTCGGTTGCTGAAAATGCTGCTGGCACGATTTTGATGGGGGTGCTCACTGGTGGTGTTTATACCGCACTACAAGCTGCTAGTTTAGCAACCGGTGGCGATGGCGGCTTTAAAGATAAGCGCTACAAATACACCGATGACCCTGATCACTATCAGCTGCGTTTTTTACAACATCCAAACTTTCATAAGATGTTTGTAAGTGAAACGAGCTACCCATTTACAATTGAAAACTTAATGGCGTTTCGTGCTCACGAAACAACTCAAAAGAAGCTTAGAACCCATTTTGCCAGCAAAGGGTTACAGCTTGAAAGCAACTGGAATGTGAATCAACGCCAAGCATTTGCTAATGCTGTAGACAATAAGGTAACCAGCGAAGCTAATGCACAATGGCAAAGCGAAATGCGCAAACGCGGCATGAGTTTAAAGCCAAACTTAAGCTGGGTTGCGTTTCAGCTACACCCACAAATTCAAGCAAAAATTGCCGACAGAATGGGTGATTTATACGTAAAAAACATTCGCGCCGATTGGAATAAAAAGAACTTTAAAGACAGAGTGCTTGATCCAAACATTGCAAAACGCACCGACAAATACCTAGCCATGCTCAATAGCTCAGAAGGTAAATTTGCTGATGGTGGCGAGTATGCGGAGTACGGTAAGCAAGCATTGCGTTCGGTGATTATTCCGCCTATTTCGATGTCGTTGTCACTGTTTTTGATTTGCTTAACCTTTAGCAAGCTGCCGTTAAAACTATGGCAATTGGTTAAACCAAAGCAAGAAAAGCAACCAACCACTGCTGTATCTGTTTTGCAAAAGCTGATTATGCCAGCGCTGATTTTGATTGCGCCCGTGCTCTTTATTCATAACACCTTCACCGAAGACGACCAAAGCCCTGTTAACTACTTTTTAGACAAGGTCGATGAGTCGAGCAATCCGGTGTTTAGTTATGCGATTCGTTGGACTTTGCATGCACAGCCTCTGCTGCATCCTCTTGGTTTAAAGTTTGAAGAAAAGCTGCATATTTACGAGAACTTTAGCCCGCTGAGCCATGCTTTAGCTAAGTTTGATATTTTGCGCCATGGCGATGCCAGTTTAAGTGATGTGCAGCAACAGCGTAGACAATATCTGGTTGAGCAAAAAACTAAACTTACCATTACGACAAACCCGGCAAACGCCACTATTCGCATTATGAATATTGGCCCTAAATATCGCGCTGGCATGACATTAAAAACTGGCGCTTATGATATTCAAGTGTCGGCGCCTGGGTATAAAACGTATCGACGTTGGCACCAAGTAGATGCTGGCGAACAAACATTAACCATTGATTTAAGCAATTAA
- a CDS encoding glycerophosphodiester phosphodiesterase has protein sequence MMQTLSQKPWLLASILLCCIGLTACKSTPEPSAETTLTVAEKNAIKAKNEALRARGFYESQLGNINYASARQCSNFNLQSHRGSIRYAENSLNAVIDAIDNNFDVVEIDVRITRDDVWVVHHDARTGRETGTVDNKRRKIESMSYKKEWGYLRHRNQDTGLLTDDMPPSFRELAATFTRYRKPHQKLNIEIKSKASVNDLKMLDYLAYEFVGGGNYFFSSLEMRNLTRMRDINPDIYLAFIQSPAKASMNKLASDLKRGAGSDPIYERNKEELESLQALGNRYHREKRYDSPVKLDKLAKQLKRNFGYVLDIRHYKQSAARLKPVAKARGIMIATYSINGHDYHERSLLAQSRSLRPDSVIMDDTVYGFCSVFELPKMQPYFSDQADAKLIASMPADLDLERLDELHAYKGNQLYPAVGGTLKSTQEKTYIPKVTSTPSAPNLEIGTRQADEDFSLETDPAVELELRKKQ, from the coding sequence ATGATGCAAACTTTGTCTCAAAAACCATGGCTCCTAGCCAGTATTCTTCTGTGTTGTATTGGTTTAACTGCTTGTAAAAGCACTCCAGAGCCAAGCGCTGAAACCACTTTAACAGTGGCCGAAAAAAATGCCATTAAGGCCAAGAATGAGGCTCTGCGTGCACGAGGGTTTTATGAAAGCCAACTTGGTAATATCAACTACGCCTCTGCTAGGCAATGCAGTAACTTTAATTTGCAAAGCCATCGCGGCTCAATTCGTTATGCAGAAAACTCACTTAACGCGGTAATTGATGCCATAGACAACAACTTTGACGTTGTTGAGATTGATGTACGAATTACCCGTGACGATGTATGGGTTGTGCATCATGATGCCCGTACAGGTCGCGAAACCGGCACTGTAGATAATAAGCGCCGCAAAATTGAGTCGATGAGCTATAAAAAAGAGTGGGGCTATTTACGTCATCGTAATCAAGATACCGGGTTACTTACCGATGATATGCCACCTTCATTTAGAGAACTTGCTGCCACATTTACGCGCTATCGTAAGCCTCATCAAAAACTGAATATTGAAATAAAATCAAAGGCCTCAGTTAACGATTTAAAAATGCTGGATTACTTAGCATATGAGTTTGTTGGCGGTGGTAACTACTTTTTCAGCAGTTTAGAAATGCGCAACCTGACCCGTATGCGCGATATTAACCCAGATATTTACTTGGCATTTATTCAGTCACCAGCAAAAGCCTCAATGAATAAGTTAGCAAGTGACCTAAAACGCGGCGCTGGTAGCGACCCAATTTACGAGCGCAACAAAGAAGAGCTTGAGAGCTTACAAGCTCTTGGTAATCGCTACCATCGTGAAAAACGTTACGACAGCCCAGTTAAGCTCGATAAATTAGCAAAACAGCTAAAACGTAACTTTGGATATGTGCTTGATATTCGTCATTACAAGCAAAGTGCAGCACGCTTAAAGCCGGTTGCTAAAGCGCGCGGTATTATGATTGCCACTTATTCTATTAACGGCCACGACTATCATGAGCGCAGCCTATTAGCGCAGTCGCGTTCTCTTCGCCCTGATTCTGTGATTATGGACGATACGGTTTATGGCTTTTGTTCTGTGTTTGAATTACCAAAAATGCAGCCGTATTTTAGCGATCAAGCAGACGCTAAGTTGATTGCCAGCATGCCTGCAGATCTTGATTTAGAACGCCTTGATGAGCTGCATGCTTATAAAGGGAATCAGCTTTACCCAGCTGTGGGCGGCACCCTTAAATCAACTCAAGAAAAAACTTATATTCCAAAAGTAACATCGACTCCTTCAGCACCTAATTTAGAAATTGGGACTCGCCAAGCCGATGAAGATTTTAGCCTAGAAACAGATCCTGCTGTTGAACTAGAACTGCGAAAAAAACAATAA
- the dgt gene encoding dGTPase, with protein MIDFGKKITPAREMRSTNNLHTALESDRGRIINSAAIRRLQQKTQVFPLERNAAVRSRLTHSLEVQQVGRFIVQTIFNKLSDAKQKEYGLAGLERPLESLVEMACLMHDIGNPPFGHFGEAAINQWFEKHLDALTPERCKGIGISVIFKHLAQDIKSFEGNAQGIRIIHSLLSLNLTYSQSAGILKYTRPASMAKIDSPQDKNYLMKKVGYYFSEKPFIEALQTELEIEQYCRHPASYIMEAADDISYCLADIEDAVEKGIISVESLCEKLKEQYTRTLTNLTIDDTKHSDFAEKAIDYALSKAQEQPYNFNSEFFIYLRVTLLHPLVSYAAERFINNIEAIYHGDFNQALLEDRSHLHAVTLTLKQVALKHVFCHKEVERLELQGYRIISGLLDCYKPLLALDADAFKRVLKGDQNYLIETRLVKKLSNKHLNSYQKAIDALKAEPDHFAAYEFYYRCRLIQDYISGMTDQFAYDEYRALMVID; from the coding sequence ATGATCGATTTTGGTAAAAAAATAACGCCTGCGCGCGAAATGCGCTCTACCAATAATTTACACACTGCGCTTGAAAGTGATCGTGGCCGCATTATTAACAGCGCTGCAATTCGCCGTTTGCAACAAAAAACCCAAGTTTTTCCGCTTGAACGCAATGCCGCAGTGCGATCAAGACTTACCCACTCGCTTGAAGTACAACAAGTGGGCCGGTTTATTGTGCAAACCATTTTTAATAAGCTCAGTGATGCAAAACAAAAAGAATATGGCCTAGCAGGGCTTGAGCGACCGCTAGAAAGCCTAGTAGAAATGGCATGCCTAATGCATGACATAGGCAACCCACCGTTTGGTCATTTTGGCGAGGCAGCTATCAACCAGTGGTTTGAAAAGCACTTAGATGCACTGACTCCTGAGCGCTGTAAAGGCATTGGTATTAGTGTGATCTTTAAACACCTAGCCCAAGATATAAAAAGTTTTGAAGGTAATGCTCAAGGTATTCGCATAATTCATTCATTACTTTCACTAAACTTAACCTACAGCCAAAGTGCCGGAATTTTAAAATATACCCGCCCGGCCAGCATGGCAAAAATAGACAGCCCGCAAGATAAAAACTACTTAATGAAAAAAGTGGGTTACTACTTTAGCGAAAAACCGTTTATTGAAGCACTACAAACTGAGCTCGAAATTGAGCAATACTGCCGCCACCCTGCCAGCTACATTATGGAGGCCGCTGACGATATTTCGTATTGTTTGGCCGATATAGAAGATGCCGTAGAAAAAGGCATTATTAGTGTTGAGTCGCTTTGCGAAAAGTTAAAAGAGCAATACACCCGCACACTCACAAACCTAACCATAGACGATACCAAACACAGCGACTTTGCCGAAAAAGCCATTGATTATGCCTTGAGTAAAGCGCAAGAACAGCCGTACAATTTTAACAGCGAGTTTTTTATCTACCTGCGTGTGACCTTGCTACACCCATTAGTAAGCTATGCAGCAGAGCGGTTTATTAATAATATTGAAGCCATTTACCACGGTGATTTTAATCAGGCTTTATTAGAAGATCGAAGTCATCTGCACGCTGTTACGCTCACCTTAAAACAAGTGGCATTAAAGCATGTATTTTGCCACAAAGAAGTAGAGCGTTTAGAGCTGCAAGGTTACCGTATAATCAGCGGTTTACTTGACTGCTATAAACCTTTACTAGCCCTTGATGCTGATGCTTTTAAGCGCGTGTTAAAAGGCGATCAAAACTACTTAATTGAAACTCGTCTGGTTAAAAAGCTGTCTAATAAACATTTAAATAGCTACCAAAAAGCCATTGATGCCCTAAAAGCCGAACCGGATCATTTTGCCGCCTACGAGTTCTATTATCGCTGCCGCTTAATTCAAGATTACATAAGCGGAATGACCGACCAATTTGCTTACGACGAATACCGTGCGCTCATGGTAATTGATTAA
- a CDS encoding BamA/TamA family outer membrane protein, producing MLNFKVIFCGVCVAASLTANADISRVKASIERVESANKKHESLLLPYLFSTDTMGLNFGVGGMIKGYHQPQMTVGATAFKGDVSEGAWAGLFNYKVLDSERWYFSASGMAAYFPDQRAYTGGHKVPIADNAVFPGSNDSSNEVYLEADGSSNWFDARIEYALPFGATSQTGMVRYQLKNGLLVSEPSGGAQWNPLESGVMVATARYFRRSQSFEFNEGTQDGSISAMEFGLLYDNTDFATNPSYGSRQYLAYSQSMPGSDDIYDWDLWQFNGSKFISLGASEFAHQRILAFNFWAAYSPSWQVNHTLDGTKFISDAAPYNEGATLGGFKRLRGYDFYRFHDKAAIYGAFEYRYTLKYNPIADVNWLKFLKLDWFQLVGFVEAGRVSSHLTLDTLWQDYHYDYGVSLRAIMSGLVVRTELANSKEGANFWVMIDQPF from the coding sequence ATGCTTAACTTTAAAGTTATTTTTTGTGGCGTTTGTGTGGCTGCAAGCCTAACGGCCAATGCTGATATTTCCCGTGTAAAAGCAAGTATTGAGCGTGTTGAGAGCGCGAATAAAAAGCACGAGTCTTTACTGCTTCCCTACTTATTTAGCACCGATACCATGGGGCTTAACTTTGGTGTGGGTGGCATGATCAAAGGTTACCATCAACCACAAATGACCGTTGGCGCTACTGCATTTAAAGGTGATGTGAGCGAAGGCGCGTGGGCAGGCCTGTTTAACTATAAGGTGTTAGATTCAGAACGCTGGTATTTTAGTGCCAGTGGCATGGCTGCGTATTTTCCTGATCAGCGAGCTTATACCGGAGGGCATAAAGTGCCCATTGCTGACAACGCTGTGTTCCCCGGTAGTAATGACTCTTCAAACGAGGTGTATTTAGAAGCCGACGGAAGCTCGAATTGGTTTGATGCCCGCATCGAATACGCTTTACCGTTTGGCGCAACATCACAAACAGGTATGGTGCGTTACCAACTTAAAAACGGCTTGTTGGTTTCTGAGCCATCGGGCGGGGCACAGTGGAACCCGTTGGAATCGGGAGTAATGGTTGCAACTGCACGCTATTTTAGGCGCTCGCAAAGCTTTGAATTTAATGAGGGTACACAAGATGGCAGTATTTCAGCAATGGAATTTGGTCTGCTCTATGACAACACCGATTTTGCAACTAACCCAAGTTACGGAAGCAGACAGTATCTTGCCTATAGCCAATCAATGCCAGGGAGTGACGATATTTATGATTGGGATTTGTGGCAGTTTAATGGCAGTAAGTTTATTTCTTTAGGGGCAAGTGAGTTTGCTCATCAGCGTATTTTAGCATTTAATTTTTGGGCTGCTTATTCACCCAGCTGGCAAGTAAATCACACTCTTGATGGCACTAAGTTTATCTCTGATGCAGCACCGTACAACGAAGGCGCTACATTAGGAGGATTTAAGCGTTTACGGGGTTATGATTTTTATCGATTTCATGACAAAGCCGCTATTTATGGGGCATTCGAATATCGCTATACCCTAAAATATAATCCAATAGCAGATGTAAATTGGCTAAAGTTTTTGAAGCTGGATTGGTTTCAGTTAGTTGGCTTTGTTGAAGCTGGTCGTGTGTCGTCTCATTTAACCTTGGATACATTATGGCAAGACTACCATTATGACTATGGTGTTTCACTAAGAGCTATAATGTCGGGATTAGTCGTTCGAACAGAGCTTGCTAATTCAAAAGAAGGGGCCAATTTTTGGGTGATGATAGATCAGCCTTTTTAG
- a CDS encoding LysR substrate-binding domain-containing protein has product MQLPPLKSLWYFKHAAELGSFKLAAEQLFVSQAAVSQQIRLLEQQLDCNLFTRHTRYVELTRQGEQLLPHILKGFSHLQAGVQAVSQDNHPNTLNLTVLPSFASGWLLGRISDFQNKYPNIKVRIEPSDQLADFSAGQVDLGIRYGKGAYPDLHSELISDDSLFLAYKPGAIDDNKPLKPQVLAQKLIKDVCPDAERGWLTLAQQLAVSPDALPALEIDNAALVIQATLAGQGIAMVRRRLIETQLQLGQLEIYPNYEYHCQYKYYLAAPPEHFKWQKVQLFKDWLLAQFALDDQQFYQLHQ; this is encoded by the coding sequence ATGCAGTTACCTCCATTAAAAAGCCTTTGGTATTTTAAGCACGCGGCAGAGTTAGGTAGTTTTAAGCTTGCGGCAGAGCAATTGTTTGTTAGCCAAGCTGCGGTTAGCCAACAAATTCGCTTGTTAGAACAACAGCTTGATTGCAACTTATTTACTCGCCATACCCGTTATGTTGAGTTGACTCGCCAAGGCGAACAGCTATTACCCCATATACTTAAGGGATTTAGTCATTTGCAGGCAGGTGTGCAGGCTGTTAGCCAAGATAACCACCCGAATACGTTAAACTTAACCGTGCTGCCTTCGTTCGCCAGTGGTTGGTTACTGGGCCGTATTAGCGACTTTCAAAACAAATACCCCAATATCAAAGTGCGTATTGAACCAAGCGATCAACTTGCTGATTTTTCAGCGGGGCAGGTTGATTTAGGTATTCGATATGGAAAAGGTGCCTACCCAGATTTGCACAGTGAGCTCATCAGCGACGACAGCCTATTTTTGGCTTATAAACCCGGTGCTATTGATGATAATAAACCTCTTAAACCGCAGGTGTTGGCGCAAAAACTAATTAAAGATGTGTGCCCAGATGCTGAGCGTGGTTGGTTAACTTTGGCTCAGCAATTAGCTGTAAGCCCTGATGCGCTCCCCGCACTTGAAATTGATAACGCTGCACTGGTTATTCAAGCCACGTTAGCAGGGCAAGGTATTGCAATGGTAAGGCGGCGGTTAATCGAAACTCAACTGCAACTTGGTCAGCTAGAGATTTATCCAAACTATGAGTATCACTGCCAATATAAGTACTACCTTGCTGCGCCGCCCGAACATTTTAAATGGCAAAAAGTGCAGCTGTTTAAAGATTGGTTGCTTGCTCAATTTGCTTTAGATGATCAGCAGTTTTATCAACTTCATCAGTAA
- a CDS encoding putative quinol monooxygenase, with product MINIVAKVTPKAALFDDCKGRLQGILAATRAEPGCNRFELFASKEQRCLFLVEQFESQAALDEHYAKPYTKAVFAFYENALAEPVEVEKVEEC from the coding sequence ATGATTAATATCGTGGCAAAAGTTACCCCAAAGGCGGCATTATTTGACGACTGTAAAGGGCGTTTACAAGGCATATTAGCAGCCACTCGTGCAGAGCCGGGTTGTAATCGTTTTGAATTGTTTGCGAGTAAAGAGCAGCGTTGTTTGTTTTTAGTTGAGCAGTTTGAATCGCAAGCCGCCCTTGATGAGCATTATGCTAAGCCTTATACCAAAGCGGTGTTCGCGTTTTATGAAAATGCCTTGGCGGAGCCGGTTGAGGTAGAGAAAGTGGAGGAGTGTTAG
- a CDS encoding DUF2798 domain-containing protein: MKIHFTFTAAFSFLMSFLLSAWVTYVNLGLSDTFFLSWMKAFANAWPAAFVVAFTVAPPIRALVLKLYSKESV, from the coding sequence ATGAAAATTCATTTTACTTTTACTGCGGCATTTTCGTTTTTAATGTCGTTTTTACTTTCGGCATGGGTCACTTATGTCAACTTAGGACTGAGCGATACATTTTTTCTTAGTTGGATGAAGGCGTTTGCCAATGCGTGGCCTGCTGCGTTCGTGGTGGCTTTTACGGTTGCCCCGCCAATTCGGGCATTGGTTTTAAAGTTATATAGTAAGGAATCAGTATGA